A region from the Lutra lutra chromosome 1, mLutLut1.2, whole genome shotgun sequence genome encodes:
- the LOC125092252 gene encoding protein lin-28 homolog A-like encodes MGSVSNQQFAGGCAKAPEEAQEDAARAAEEPQLLHGAGICKWFNVRMGFGFLSMTACAGVALDPPVDVFVHQSKLHMEGFRSLKDGEAVEFTFKKSAKGLESIRVTGPGGVFCIGSERRPKGKNMQKRRSKGDRFYNCGGLDHHAKKCKLPPQPKKCHFCQSISHMVVSCPLKAQQAPSSQGKPVYFREEEEEEIHSPALLPEAQN; translated from the coding sequence ATGGGCTCTGTGTCAAACCAGCAGTTTGCAGGTGGCTGCGCCAAGGCGCCGGAGGAGGCGCAGGAGGATGCCGCCCGGGCGGCCGAGGAGCCGCAGCTGCTACACGGTGCAGGCATCTGTAAGTGGTTCAACGTGCGCATGGGTTTCGGCTTCCTGTCCATGACCGCCTGCGCCGGGGTCGCGCTTGACCCCCCGGTGGATGTCTTTGTGCACCAGAGCAAGCTGCACATGGAGGGCTTCCGGAGCCTGAAGGATGGTGAGGCAGTGGAGTTCACCTTTAAGAAGTCTGCTAAGGGCCTAGAATCCATCAGGGTCACCGGCCCTGGTGGGGTGTTTTGTATTGGGAGTGAGAGGCGGCCCAAAGGGAAGAACATGCAGAAACGCAGATCAAAGGGAGACAGGTTCTACAACTGTGGAGGTCTAGACCACCATGCCAAGAAATGCAAGCTGCCACCCCAGCCCAAGAAGTGCCACTTCTGCCAAAGCATCAGCCATATGGTGGTCTCGTGTCCCCTGAAGGCCCAGCAGGCCCCCAGCTCACAGGGAAAGCCTGTCTACTTtcgggaggaagaagaagaagagatccatagccctgccctgctcccagAGGCCCAGAATTGA